The following proteins are encoded in a genomic region of Vibrio sinaloensis:
- a CDS encoding hydroxymethylglutaryl-CoA reductase produces the protein MPKINLSKSSREPFLSAENITTTLEQKLSPKHHRATQRLTPSPYISDKAIAKRWSKLADKTEQHLLLDPQTQSHAHLYNKNIEHFVGTVKVPVGVAGPLRVNGRYASDDYLVPLATTEAALVASYNRGAQLITAAGGASAMLINEGVTRTPAFLFDSLIDAGQFVAWVVGQYDGFKQIAESTTSHGKLQDINVNIEGNQVYLVFEYQTGDASGQNMVTIATNQVFQYILEHSPIEPREAFLDGNLSGDKKPNSYTMRHVRGKKVTAEVHLSTALVEKYLHTTPEKMVRFGQVTTTGAALSGAIGVNAHYANALAALYIACGQDAACVAESAVGITRMELNSQGGLYACVTLPNLMLGTVGGGTGLPSQKACLDILGLHGQGKSQALAEVAAALCLAGELSIVGAFCAGHFSRAHQKLAR, from the coding sequence ATGCCAAAAATCAATCTCTCTAAAAGCTCAAGAGAACCCTTTCTTTCCGCGGAAAACATCACCACCACATTAGAACAAAAACTCAGTCCCAAGCATCATCGAGCCACGCAGCGGCTCACTCCCAGCCCTTATATATCGGATAAAGCGATCGCGAAACGCTGGAGTAAGTTAGCCGATAAAACCGAACAACACCTGTTGCTTGACCCGCAAACCCAATCACATGCTCACCTTTACAATAAGAATATTGAGCACTTTGTTGGCACAGTAAAAGTCCCAGTCGGGGTTGCCGGCCCTTTAAGAGTCAATGGCCGCTATGCAAGTGACGACTACTTGGTTCCTCTTGCCACCACTGAAGCCGCGCTCGTTGCCTCCTATAACCGAGGGGCACAATTAATTACCGCTGCAGGTGGCGCAAGTGCGATGCTGATCAATGAAGGGGTAACCCGCACGCCTGCTTTTTTGTTCGACAGTTTGATAGATGCCGGACAGTTCGTCGCTTGGGTGGTTGGCCAGTATGATGGATTTAAGCAAATCGCCGAGTCTACCACCTCACATGGCAAGCTTCAGGACATCAACGTTAATATCGAGGGCAACCAGGTTTACTTAGTGTTTGAGTACCAAACCGGTGATGCCTCGGGGCAAAACATGGTCACGATTGCGACCAATCAGGTGTTTCAATATATTCTAGAACATTCGCCAATCGAACCTCGTGAGGCCTTCCTCGATGGCAACTTATCGGGTGACAAAAAACCGAACTCCTATACGATGCGCCATGTGCGCGGCAAAAAAGTGACTGCAGAAGTGCATCTTTCGACAGCATTGGTTGAAAAATACCTGCATACCACGCCAGAGAAAATGGTGCGCTTTGGCCAAGTAACCACGACCGGAGCGGCCCTCAGTGGTGCGATTGGTGTCAACGCCCACTATGCCAACGCGCTAGCCGCACTTTACATTGCCTGCGGCCAAGATGCCGCGTGTGTTGCTGAGTCGGCCGTTGGGATCACAAGAATGGAGCTCAATTCGCAAGGTGGGTTATACGCCTGTGTCACCCTACCCAACTTGATGTTGGGCACTGTAGGTGGCGGTACTGGGCTACCCAGCCAAAAAGCATGTTTGGACATTTTAGGCTTGCACGGCCAAGGCAAGTCGCAAGCACTGGCCGAAGTTGCCGCCGCGTTATGCTTGGCGGGTGAGCTCTCGATTGTGGGCGCGTTTTGCGCTGGGCATTTTTCGCGAGCACATCAAAAGCTGGCCCGCTAA
- the yccS gene encoding YccS family putative transporter, which translates to MNLTSQLRHLWANQTVNYSLLILITLLGVVIPTWYLSLNTLIVPLILGVIAAALAESDDSFTGRLKSQLLTLICFAIAAFSIELLFQTPWLFALGLFCSTFGFIMLGAIGPRYASIAFGSLLIAIYAMLGAHQSTNLWFQPLLLLGGAAWYYFVSMIWYLIAPMQPVQHSLARVFESLANYLESKSQLFHPVENLTPQPYRIEEARLNAATVSALNHCKATFLSRSKRGHVDGASDRFLHTYFLAQDIHERISSTHYRYQELAEHFSRSDVLFRFKYLLENQAKSCRQIAQAIRLGNEYQHSDDSIFTLDELQNSLQFLQQHNDPSWRSLLAQLGYLFNNLATVEKQLNQVNNPDAHQLEEEVLDDTEAHGLKAMYQRIAANFNRDSMLFRHAVRMSIALTFGYGVIQLFDIERGYWILLTTLFVCQPNYSATRQKLVARVIGTVAGLLVGVPLLALFPSQESQLLVIVISGVAFFAFRLANYGYATGFITVLVLFCFSQLGEGFDVILPRIADTLIGCALAVAAVATILPDWQSKRLHKVMADAISANQSYLAHIIGQYRIGKNDSLSYRIARRNAHNQDANLTAAISSMLAEPGRYVSAVDESYRFLTLNHALLSYISALGAHRTQIADEATHKLILDAHRVIHQHLDVLFHQLNQHSEVCDTSNIDDMALESRLCEWRDDDDSSVRMVLQQLHLVYRMLPELHSLASKFAVRVTPTTH; encoded by the coding sequence GTGAATCTAACCAGCCAACTACGCCATCTTTGGGCCAATCAAACGGTTAACTACAGCCTGCTTATCCTCATCACTCTGTTGGGCGTAGTCATTCCTACTTGGTACTTGAGTTTAAATACGCTGATCGTGCCGCTGATTTTGGGTGTGATCGCTGCCGCGCTTGCTGAAAGTGACGACAGTTTTACTGGACGATTAAAGTCCCAGTTGCTGACACTTATCTGTTTCGCGATTGCAGCGTTTTCTATCGAGCTGTTGTTTCAAACCCCTTGGCTGTTCGCACTTGGGCTGTTTTGTTCAACATTCGGTTTTATCATGCTCGGTGCAATCGGGCCTCGCTATGCGAGTATTGCGTTTGGCTCGCTGCTTATCGCTATCTATGCCATGTTGGGCGCACATCAAAGCACCAACCTATGGTTTCAACCACTGCTGTTACTCGGCGGTGCCGCTTGGTACTATTTTGTATCGATGATCTGGTACCTGATTGCGCCAATGCAACCGGTTCAACATAGCTTAGCGCGCGTGTTCGAGAGCTTGGCTAATTATCTTGAATCAAAGAGCCAGTTGTTCCACCCAGTCGAAAACCTCACTCCTCAACCTTATCGCATTGAAGAGGCGCGATTAAATGCTGCCACCGTCAGTGCTTTAAACCATTGTAAAGCAACCTTTTTGAGTCGCTCTAAACGAGGGCACGTTGATGGCGCGAGCGACCGCTTTTTACACACCTACTTTCTAGCTCAAGACATTCACGAGCGCATCAGTTCAACCCATTATCGATACCAAGAGTTGGCGGAACATTTTTCCCGTAGTGATGTGCTATTTCGGTTTAAATACTTGCTTGAGAATCAGGCAAAATCGTGTCGACAAATCGCACAGGCCATTCGCCTTGGCAACGAGTATCAACACAGCGACGACTCAATTTTCACCCTCGACGAGCTGCAAAATTCACTGCAGTTTCTACAACAACACAACGACCCATCATGGCGCTCTTTGTTGGCCCAGTTAGGTTATCTGTTTAACAACCTTGCCACTGTGGAAAAGCAGCTCAATCAAGTCAATAACCCCGACGCTCATCAATTGGAAGAAGAGGTGTTGGACGATACCGAAGCCCACGGTTTGAAAGCTATGTATCAACGCATTGCAGCCAACTTTAACCGTGACTCGATGCTATTTCGTCATGCGGTTAGAATGTCTATCGCGCTCACTTTTGGCTACGGAGTGATTCAGCTATTCGATATTGAACGCGGTTACTGGATATTATTGACGACACTGTTTGTCTGCCAACCCAACTACAGTGCCACTAGGCAAAAATTGGTCGCGCGTGTGATAGGCACAGTCGCCGGACTGCTTGTGGGCGTTCCGCTACTCGCACTGTTCCCGTCTCAAGAGAGCCAACTTCTGGTCATCGTTATTTCTGGCGTCGCTTTCTTTGCCTTTCGCTTGGCCAACTATGGCTACGCTACTGGCTTTATTACGGTTCTCGTTCTGTTTTGTTTTAGTCAACTCGGTGAAGGCTTTGATGTCATCTTACCTAGGATTGCAGATACCTTAATTGGCTGTGCGCTCGCGGTTGCCGCTGTCGCCACCATTTTGCCCGACTGGCAGTCTAAGCGATTACACAAAGTCATGGCAGATGCGATTTCAGCCAATCAAAGCTATCTCGCGCACATCATCGGTCAGTATCGAATAGGCAAGAATGATAGCTTGAGTTACCGAATCGCAAGGCGTAACGCACATAACCAAGATGCCAATCTTACCGCGGCGATCAGTTCCATGTTGGCAGAGCCAGGGCGTTATGTCTCGGCGGTGGACGAGAGCTATCGATTTTTAACCCTCAATCATGCTCTGCTCAGCTACATTTCTGCGCTGGGCGCGCATCGAACCCAAATCGCTGATGAGGCGACTCATAAGTTGATTCTTGATGCTCACCGCGTCATCCACCAACATTTAGATGTATTATTTCATCAATTGAATCAACACAGTGAAGTTTGTGATACATCGAATATTGATGACATGGCGTTGGAGTCGCGATTATGTGAATGGCGCGATGATGACGACAGCTCAGTACGTATGGTTCTGCAACAACTGCACCTTGTTTACCGGATGTTACCCGAACTCCACTCGTTAGCGAGTAAGTTTGCAGTTCGTGTCACCCCAACCACACATTGA
- the helD gene encoding DNA helicase IV → MLLSANKTARFFIQQEYFQVEVGTDSLIIGSESLEERIPFNVWNGQVEIKHGLLWSGLLFYAHTHQQQRLGWFVQGLPRDKCREFARQAVASYQQWHKHQCQQLFKFLPRWEEAVTQFQRQPSFLTHSKVEQWCHEVEENLQQMGMTLEDARLRMPERMARIEPWIIDSNQQLTQRNQVWMETELDNWQVLFSQIESSPLNLSQKQAVLLNDDNNLVLAGAGSGKTSVLTARVAYLLQSHLARPEEILLLAFGRDAAQEMKQRLDEKIGLAAESVKVNTFHQLGLKILNSHGDPVTISPLAIDENQRLNWCIDWLKKHWMTPTNFKRWQKHLNKWPIAYLAGDDELGSHVENPKLIAWLEKQLAQLAAIAQSKKEIQQQLVDHPDYTRLNSELALVWPCYQAWQQHLKSQGEIDFNLMITQATKLVESGKFKSPWRYVMIDEYQDISPQRLALVEALCQQNSGSVLFAVGDDWQSIYQFAGSNVDLTVDFSNRFAHSTIHYLDTTYRFNDRIGEVANRFIQQNPVQLAKPLNSHKHQKSKAVTLIAQNRIEKTLDQLNRNAKTPQSVLLLGRNHYHCPELFSQWQKQFPQLNLRYMTCHASKGQEADFVFVVGVDEGQFPARVKALHLSDALTQTDDPFPYAEERRLFYVALTRAKKKVWVAFNGSGSCFINELIEHDYPVSLGK, encoded by the coding sequence ATGCTGCTATCGGCAAACAAGACGGCTCGCTTTTTTATTCAGCAAGAGTATTTTCAAGTCGAGGTCGGGACAGACTCTCTTATCATTGGATCTGAGTCGCTGGAAGAACGCATTCCATTTAATGTATGGAATGGACAGGTTGAAATTAAGCATGGGCTGCTGTGGAGCGGCTTGCTGTTCTATGCCCATACGCACCAACAGCAGCGTCTGGGCTGGTTTGTTCAGGGGTTGCCTCGTGACAAATGTCGCGAGTTTGCCAGACAAGCGGTCGCCAGTTACCAGCAGTGGCACAAACATCAGTGTCAGCAACTGTTTAAGTTTCTACCTCGCTGGGAAGAGGCTGTCACCCAGTTCCAGCGTCAACCCAGTTTTTTGACTCACTCCAAGGTCGAACAGTGGTGCCATGAGGTTGAAGAGAACTTGCAACAAATGGGCATGACACTTGAAGACGCTAGACTAAGAATGCCTGAGCGTATGGCTCGCATCGAACCTTGGATTATCGACTCCAATCAGCAACTTACTCAGCGAAACCAAGTTTGGATGGAGACTGAGCTCGACAACTGGCAGGTGCTGTTCTCGCAAATCGAGTCATCGCCGCTTAACCTAAGCCAGAAGCAGGCCGTTCTGCTCAACGATGACAATAATTTGGTGCTTGCCGGCGCGGGCTCTGGCAAAACCAGTGTGCTAACGGCTCGGGTGGCTTACTTGCTGCAAAGCCACTTAGCTCGCCCAGAAGAGATTTTATTGCTCGCTTTTGGACGCGATGCCGCTCAAGAAATGAAGCAACGTCTGGATGAAAAAATTGGCCTGGCAGCTGAGTCTGTCAAGGTGAACACCTTTCATCAACTGGGGCTAAAAATCCTCAATAGTCATGGTGACCCTGTCACAATATCGCCGTTAGCTATCGATGAGAATCAACGCCTTAACTGGTGCATTGATTGGCTGAAAAAGCATTGGATGACCCCCACCAACTTCAAGCGCTGGCAAAAGCACCTCAATAAGTGGCCCATTGCCTACTTAGCCGGTGATGATGAGCTTGGCAGTCACGTTGAAAATCCGAAGTTAATTGCTTGGCTTGAGAAACAGCTTGCTCAACTGGCGGCGATTGCCCAAAGCAAAAAGGAGATTCAACAACAGTTGGTGGATCATCCCGACTATACAAGACTCAATAGTGAACTAGCTTTGGTGTGGCCGTGTTACCAAGCTTGGCAACAACACCTCAAATCGCAGGGCGAAATCGATTTTAACTTGATGATTACCCAAGCGACGAAACTGGTAGAGAGCGGGAAGTTCAAATCGCCATGGCGCTACGTTATGATTGATGAGTATCAAGACATCTCTCCACAGCGCTTGGCTCTGGTCGAAGCCCTGTGCCAGCAAAATAGCGGTAGTGTGCTCTTTGCGGTCGGCGACGATTGGCAGTCTATCTATCAGTTTGCGGGTTCAAATGTCGATTTGACCGTTGATTTCTCAAACCGATTCGCCCATTCGACCATCCACTATCTAGACACAACTTATCGATTCAATGATCGTATTGGCGAAGTGGCAAATCGATTTATCCAGCAAAACCCGGTTCAACTCGCCAAGCCTCTGAATAGTCACAAGCACCAGAAGAGTAAGGCGGTGACGTTGATCGCCCAGAATCGCATTGAAAAGACCTTAGATCAGTTGAATCGAAATGCGAAAACGCCGCAGAGTGTGTTGCTGCTCGGACGTAATCATTATCACTGCCCGGAACTATTTAGCCAGTGGCAGAAGCAGTTTCCCCAGCTCAATTTGCGCTACATGACTTGCCATGCCAGTAAAGGTCAGGAGGCCGACTTTGTGTTTGTGGTTGGGGTCGATGAGGGGCAGTTCCCCGCGCGGGTAAAAGCGCTGCACCTCAGTGATGCGCTTACTCAGACAGACGATCCCTTTCCTTACGCAGAAGAGCGTCGCCTCTTCTACGTGGCGTTAACCAGAGCAAAGAAAAAAGTGTGGGTGGCGTTCAATGGCTCAGGCTCCTGTTTCATCAATGAGCTGATTGAGCACGATTACCCAGTGAGCCTCGGTAAGTAA
- a CDS encoding isopenicillin N synthase family dioxygenase produces the protein MKLETVDYLAPNAAELFVKSLRETGFGVLKNHPIPKELVESIYENWYQFFTSERKNEFHFNVETQDGYFPPSVSEVAKGHSVKDIKEYFHVYPWGQIPQELREQILDYYQRANEFAQQLLSWVEAHAPKEVQEKFSVALSEMINGSDKTLLRILHYPPMTGDEEPGAIRAAAHEDINLLTVLPAANEPGLQVMSKEGEWLDVPCDFGNLIINIGDMLQEASGGYFPSTTHRVINPTGERQEQSRISLPLFLHPKPEVVLSERYTANSYLMERLRELGVI, from the coding sequence ATGAAACTGGAAACCGTCGATTATTTAGCGCCAAATGCCGCTGAGCTGTTTGTAAAGTCACTACGCGAAACAGGTTTTGGTGTGCTTAAGAACCATCCAATCCCAAAAGAGCTGGTTGAGTCTATCTACGAAAACTGGTACCAATTTTTTACCTCTGAGCGAAAGAACGAGTTCCACTTTAACGTTGAAACGCAAGATGGTTATTTCCCGCCATCTGTTTCAGAAGTCGCCAAAGGTCATAGCGTAAAAGACATCAAAGAGTATTTTCATGTTTACCCTTGGGGGCAAATTCCGCAAGAACTGCGTGAGCAAATCCTCGATTACTACCAACGTGCCAATGAGTTTGCGCAGCAGTTGTTAAGCTGGGTCGAAGCGCATGCACCGAAAGAAGTACAAGAAAAATTCTCGGTTGCACTGTCAGAGATGATCAATGGCAGCGACAAAACATTGCTGCGGATTTTGCACTATCCACCAATGACAGGTGATGAGGAACCAGGAGCGATTCGCGCTGCTGCTCACGAAGACATCAACCTGCTTACGGTACTGCCAGCGGCCAATGAACCTGGCTTGCAAGTGATGAGCAAAGAGGGCGAGTGGTTGGATGTACCTTGTGATTTCGGCAACCTGATCATTAACATTGGGGATATGTTGCAAGAGGCTTCTGGTGGTTACTTTCCATCAACCACTCACCGTGTAATCAATCCGACCGGAGAGCGCCAAGAGCAGTCGCGAATCTCACTGCCACTATTCCTGCACCCAAAACCTGAGGTTGTGCTGTCTGAGCGTTATACTGCGAACAGCTATCTGATGGAGCGCTTGAGAGAGCTGGGCGTTATTTAA
- the luxQ gene encoding quorum-sensing autoinducer 2 sensor kinase/phosphatase LuxQ, which yields MQEEPRRTRHLAQLLTRSIFLIIATLVVIIVIQNYQVNREVVAQEIVRSKKQTQSLVQEIMGNRLKTLEIQHDSHGRNAFLIQGVVQDDHKVLNGFFNGIDQLTPDFSPDFRFISRNGAIRWDDENAGFYGISKAQMQQMAQDIATGSDWYLSQVDSSLGQRYLLIRRAPVIDPQSGEVVAMLFVGVVLNNNFALVNSVLQGSNADEVLLVVDQQVIAASSKHPNIHNIEWLDSYSSSLNASRYMVSRTDLLIDGMPTFLSVYTVQDNSNVVGFVRTHYLWVVVTIFVLVTIALITRVWIAKRISSELNKLLEYTGSSIERRDLQRFDGANIEEFDRLGLSFHNAFLRLQEQEQQFSDLFNYSLTPITLWSAQGELQRFNPASERCFEDEQVRQHLIDQLQGQITMSAQGATLTGINTNINHSTFRWNISPILRDGQVVQVMAQGQDITSFIEAEKQSQAAREQAEESARVQADFLAKMSHELRTPLNGILGVSQLLKSRMHDQQDREHMEVLCHSGEHLLAVLNDILDFSKIEQGKFHIENSTFKLIELTTTVDKIFQPLCADKQVQLNVTHSNLSDVYVHSDQVRLNQIIFNLVSNAVKFTHHGQIDVVLSATTKEQQCDFTIEVKDTGIGIEQARLNDIFDPFVQAESTTTREYGGSGLGLAIVHSLVSIFDGEISVSSQVNQGTRFVVKIPLQVAKQTPLSESANGLLVDPKTLFDRCLHVLLVEDNHTNAFIAKAFCEKYGMKVTWVQDGLNAIESLQKGADVDLILMDNQLPSLGGIEATEIIRNELKLDVPVYACTADGMEETKQEFLRAGANYVIVKPIKELALNKALIHFKQRYYSEA from the coding sequence ATGCAAGAGGAGCCGCGACGCACGCGTCATTTAGCCCAGTTGCTGACACGTTCGATATTTCTGATTATCGCGACGCTGGTGGTGATCATTGTGATCCAGAATTACCAGGTCAATCGAGAGGTGGTGGCCCAAGAGATTGTACGCAGCAAGAAGCAAACCCAAAGCTTAGTGCAAGAGATCATGGGCAACCGGCTTAAGACTCTTGAAATACAGCATGATAGTCACGGGCGAAACGCTTTTTTAATTCAAGGTGTAGTCCAAGATGATCACAAGGTGCTAAATGGCTTTTTTAATGGCATTGACCAGTTGACCCCTGATTTCTCACCGGATTTTCGTTTTATTTCCCGTAATGGTGCTATTCGCTGGGATGATGAAAATGCGGGGTTTTATGGTATCAGCAAGGCGCAAATGCAACAGATGGCTCAAGACATTGCAACAGGATCAGACTGGTACTTATCGCAAGTAGATTCAAGTCTAGGCCAGCGCTATTTACTGATTCGCCGCGCCCCTGTTATCGATCCGCAAAGCGGGGAAGTGGTGGCCATGCTATTTGTCGGGGTTGTACTCAACAACAACTTTGCCTTGGTCAACTCGGTGCTACAAGGCAGTAATGCCGATGAAGTCTTGTTGGTCGTGGATCAGCAGGTGATTGCAGCCAGTAGCAAACACCCAAACATACACAACATTGAATGGCTCGACAGTTACTCGAGCTCATTAAATGCCAGCCGCTACATGGTATCAAGAACCGATCTATTGATAGATGGGATGCCCACTTTCCTGTCGGTTTATACCGTTCAGGACAATAGTAATGTTGTTGGTTTTGTTCGCACTCACTATTTGTGGGTAGTGGTGACCATATTTGTTCTGGTGACGATTGCTTTGATTACCCGTGTTTGGATTGCAAAGCGGATTTCCTCAGAGCTTAACAAGCTACTTGAGTACACGGGCTCAAGCATTGAAAGGCGCGATTTGCAGCGATTCGATGGCGCCAATATTGAAGAGTTTGATCGTTTGGGTTTGTCCTTTCACAACGCCTTTTTGCGCCTTCAAGAGCAAGAGCAGCAGTTTTCGGATCTTTTTAATTACTCACTCACCCCGATTACCCTTTGGAGTGCGCAAGGGGAGTTACAGCGATTTAACCCAGCCAGTGAGCGCTGTTTTGAAGATGAACAAGTAAGGCAACACTTAATTGACCAACTACAAGGGCAGATCACGATGTCTGCTCAAGGTGCAACATTAACCGGCATCAATACCAATATTAATCACTCGACGTTTCGTTGGAACATATCGCCAATTCTGCGTGATGGCCAGGTTGTTCAAGTGATGGCTCAAGGACAAGATATAACGAGTTTTATCGAGGCCGAGAAACAGAGCCAAGCTGCGCGAGAGCAAGCCGAAGAATCTGCGCGAGTTCAAGCTGATTTCTTGGCTAAAATGAGCCATGAGCTCAGAACGCCGCTCAATGGTATATTAGGTGTGTCGCAGCTGTTAAAAAGCCGCATGCATGATCAGCAAGACAGAGAGCATATGGAAGTCCTTTGTCACAGTGGCGAACATTTACTGGCTGTACTGAATGACATCTTAGACTTTTCTAAGATTGAACAGGGCAAGTTCCATATAGAGAATTCAACCTTTAAGTTAATAGAGTTAACCACAACGGTCGACAAAATATTTCAACCCTTATGTGCTGACAAACAGGTGCAACTCAACGTAACCCACAGCAACCTGAGTGATGTTTACGTCCACAGTGATCAGGTTCGTCTAAATCAAATCATCTTTAATTTGGTCAGTAATGCGGTGAAATTTACCCACCATGGACAAATAGATGTGGTGCTAAGTGCGACCACTAAGGAACAGCAGTGTGATTTCACCATTGAAGTCAAAGATACAGGGATAGGCATCGAGCAAGCACGGCTGAATGATATTTTTGACCCATTCGTTCAAGCAGAATCAACGACCACCCGAGAGTATGGCGGCAGTGGTTTGGGACTTGCGATTGTGCATAGTCTGGTGAGCATATTTGATGGTGAGATTTCGGTAAGCAGTCAGGTTAATCAAGGCACACGCTTTGTGGTCAAGATACCGTTGCAAGTGGCTAAACAAACCCCGTTGTCTGAATCAGCAAATGGTTTACTGGTTGATCCTAAAACGCTATTTGACCGTTGCTTACATGTACTATTGGTCGAAGATAACCATACTAACGCCTTTATCGCGAAAGCGTTCTGTGAGAAATATGGGATGAAGGTAACCTGGGTTCAGGATGGCTTAAATGCCATCGAATCCTTACAAAAAGGCGCCGATGTTGACCTGATATTAATGGACAACCAGCTGCCTAGCCTTGGGGGGATTGAGGCAACTGAAATCATTCGCAATGAACTCAAACTTGATGTTCCCGTTTATGCTTGTACCGCAGATGGGATGGAAGAGACCAAGCAAGAGTTCCTGCGCGCGGGTGCCAATTATGTCATTGTTAAACCAATTAAAGAGCTCGCGCTAAATAAAGCGCTGATTCACTTTAAACAGCGCTATTACAGCGAAGCGTAA
- a CDS encoding GNAT family N-acetyltransferase, translated as MFSIETGRFRLRDFTASDYHHYLNQCQDPKYQRFYSEEDCAPAKCRQLVELFIEQAQQSPRQHYHLAIEDRQSGEYLGIAGLRLEGEGQASVGCGLMRQHQSHGASEEAMQALLTFGFKQLNVHRAYAETISENRAAIRLCLRMGMRKEAELIENRYFKQKWWNTTILAIRYEEFIAQQSR; from the coding sequence ATGTTTTCCATCGAAACCGGACGCTTTCGTTTGCGTGATTTTACCGCTAGCGACTATCACCACTATCTGAATCAATGCCAAGATCCTAAGTACCAACGCTTTTACAGCGAAGAAGACTGCGCACCAGCTAAGTGTCGGCAGTTGGTTGAGCTTTTTATCGAACAAGCTCAACAATCGCCTAGACAGCACTATCATTTAGCCATTGAAGATCGTCAATCAGGTGAGTATCTCGGTATTGCGGGATTGCGACTTGAGGGAGAAGGCCAAGCTTCTGTCGGCTGTGGACTAATGCGCCAACATCAATCTCACGGTGCGAGTGAAGAGGCTATGCAGGCCTTACTAACCTTTGGTTTTAAGCAATTGAATGTGCACCGCGCATACGCAGAGACCATATCAGAGAATCGAGCAGCAATAAGACTTTGCTTGAGAATGGGTATGCGCAAAGAAGCCGAGCTGATAGAAAACCGCTACTTTAAGCAAAAATGGTGGAACACAACCATTCTGGCGATTCGCTATGAGGAGTTTATCGCGCAGCAAAGCCGCTAA
- a CDS encoding DNA-J related domain-containing protein — protein sequence MKQGQQITAQFQHYMENPLLWPILDVLRKQPSGWKVHTLASHLGELGYIPVLDPSPEKDLFKRNFLIMNALYQLQETLYPDNWLQVEAMDIVLMSAHHASVHQVDLQDPLRDYYIQWQNYEANEGEVKRLLNEFWSKYREFVGSTNGKDMDRAKALSLFELPWDASPAEIRRTWRKLALRWHPDREAGNSERFRVLCEAWNVLR from the coding sequence ATGAAACAAGGGCAACAAATTACCGCGCAATTTCAGCATTACATGGAAAACCCACTGTTGTGGCCGATCCTAGACGTGCTAAGAAAGCAACCCAGTGGCTGGAAAGTGCATACCCTAGCGTCTCATCTCGGTGAGCTCGGTTACATTCCTGTTCTTGATCCAAGTCCAGAGAAAGACCTGTTTAAACGTAACTTTCTGATAATGAACGCGTTGTACCAACTACAAGAGACACTATACCCTGACAATTGGCTGCAAGTGGAGGCGATGGACATCGTGTTGATGTCTGCTCATCATGCGTCTGTTCACCAAGTTGATCTTCAAGATCCGCTGCGTGATTACTACATTCAGTGGCAAAATTATGAGGCCAACGAGGGGGAAGTAAAACGTTTGTTGAACGAATTTTGGTCTAAGTATCGTGAGTTTGTGGGCAGTACCAACGGCAAAGATATGGATAGGGCCAAAGCCCTAAGTCTATTTGAGCTACCTTGGGATGCCAGCCCTGCCGAAATTCGCCGTACCTGGCGTAAACTTGCATTAAGGTGGCACCCCGATAGAGAAGCGGGTAATAGCGAGCGTTTTCGTGTTTTATGCGAGGCGTGGAATGTGCTTCGTTAG
- the cutA gene encoding divalent-cation tolerance protein CutA translates to MSGQYCIVLTTTNNQRNSEQIISTVLSRSLAACIQTMPIQSHYIWQGEVCCDDEILLVMKTKRSCYAELEQTIVESHDYEIPQVVQIPFSEGLNPYLAWLEQNTRG, encoded by the coding sequence ATGAGCGGACAATATTGTATCGTGTTAACCACCACCAATAATCAGCGTAATAGCGAGCAGATCATTTCTACGGTTTTAAGTCGCTCACTGGCAGCGTGCATACAGACGATGCCGATTCAGAGTCACTATATTTGGCAAGGCGAAGTCTGCTGTGATGACGAAATTCTTCTAGTGATGAAAACCAAACGTAGCTGTTACGCCGAATTAGAGCAAACGATCGTGGAGTCTCATGACTATGAGATACCGCAGGTGGTACAGATCCCCTTTAGCGAAGGATTGAATCCATATCTGGCTTGGCTAGAACAAAATACGCGCGGCTGA